Below is a genomic region from Helicobacter pylori.
GAAAAAATAGCGACTTTCTCCAGGGATTAAAGTAACGCTTTTATACGCCGCTTTCGCTTTAATCAAACGGACTAAAAAATCCCCCTTTCTTAAAGCCCCATCGCCCATGTCAATATAGCCTTTTTTAGGCATGCCCATCAGGCGTAAAAAAAGCAAATCCAAAGCGTTCATATCCACGCCTTGCTCTTTTAAAGAAAAAAACACTTTTTTGAGCGAACCTTGCGGGACAACCACCACTTTGTTAGGATAAATTGGTATACTTAAGTAAAAAAGAATACTAATGAATAAAAGAAAACATGTATCCAAGAAAGTATTTAATGTCATTATCTTGTTTGTGGCGGTATTCACTCTTTTAGTCGTCATCCATAAAACCCTTTCAAACGGCATTCACATACAAAATTTAAAAATCGGGAAGCTTGGCATTTCTGAATTATACTTAAAACTTAACAACAAGCTTTCTTTAGAAGTTGAACGCATTGATCTCTCTTCTTTCTTCCATCAAAAACCCACTAAAAAGCGTTTAGAAGTTTCTGATCTGATTAAAAATATCCGTTATGGCATCTGGGCGGTGTCTTATTTTGAAAAGCTTAAAGTCAAAGAAATCATTTTAGATGATAAAAATAAAGCCAATATCTTTTTTGATGGGAATAAATACGAGTTAGAATTCCCGGGAGTCAAAGGGGAATTTTCCCTAGAAGATGATAAAAATATCAAGCTTAAAATCATCAATCTGCTTTTTAAAAATATTAAAGTCCAAGTAGATGGCAACGCCCACTATTCACCCAAAGCTAGGAAAATGGCGTTTAATTTGATTGTCAAGCCCTTAATCGAACCCAGTGCTGCAATTTATTTGCAAGGGCTAACCGATTTAAAAACCATAGAATTAAAAATTAACACTTCTCCAATGAAAAGCCTAGCGTTTTTAAAGCCTCTTTTCCAACGCCAATCGCAAAAAAATTTAAAAACATGGATTTTTGACAAGATCCAATTTGCTAGCTTTAAGATTGATAACGCTTTAATCAAAGCTAATTTCACTCCTAGCGAGTTTATCCCATCGCTTTTAGAAAATTCTGTAGTTAAAGCCACTTTGATCAAACCTTCAGTCGTTTTCAATGATGGCTTATCGCCCATTAAAATGGATAAAACCGAATTGATATTCAAAAACAAACAGCTCCTCATACAGCCCCAAAAAATCACTTATGAAACCATGGAATTAACCGGCTCTTACGCCACTTTTTCCAATTTGTTAGAAGCCCCTAAGTTGGAGGTTTTTTTAAAAACGACCCCTAATTATTATGGCGATAGCATTAAGGATTTATTGAGCGCTTATAAAGTCGTTTTGCCTTTGGATAAAATCAGCACGCCATCTAGCGCGGATTTGAAACTCACCTTACAATTCTTAAAAAACACCGCCCCACTATTTAGCGTTCAAGGCAATGTTAATTTGCAAGAAGGCACCCTCTCGCTCTATAATATCCCCCTTTATACGCAAAACGCTAGCGTAAGCCTAGATATTACCCAAGAATACCAATACATCTACATAGAAACTACCCACACCCGCTATGAAAACATGCTGGATTTAGACGCTAAAATCGCTTTAGATTTGAATAAAAAAACCCTTTCTTTAGATTCTTTGGTCCATAAAATACGATTCAACACTAACAATAATGTCAATATGCGTTCTTACGGTTTGAATAACGACCAAGATAACCCACAGCCTACTAAATTTTCTTTAGATTTAAAAAGCTTGCATTCTATTATTCAAGAGGGTGAAAACTCAGAGGCGTTTAGAAGAAAAATCATAGACACCATTAAAGCCCAAAGTGAAGACAAATTCACTAAAGATGTTTTCTACGCTACAGAAGACACTCTTAAAAACCTTTCTTTGAATTTTG
It encodes:
- a CDS encoding DUF3971 domain-containing protein — encoded protein: MNKRKHVSKKVFNVIILFVAVFTLLVVIHKTLSNGIHIQNLKIGKLGISELYLKLNNKLSLEVERIDLSSFFHQKPTKKRLEVSDLIKNIRYGIWAVSYFEKLKVKEIILDDKNKANIFFDGNKYELEFPGVKGEFSLEDDKNIKLKIINLLFKNIKVQVDGNAHYSPKARKMAFNLIVKPLIEPSAAIYLQGLTDLKTIELKINTSPMKSLAFLKPLFQRQSQKNLKTWIFDKIQFASFKIDNALIKANFTPSEFIPSLLENSVVKATLIKPSVVFNDGLSPIKMDKTELIFKNKQLLIQPQKITYETMELTGSYATFSNLLEAPKLEVFLKTTPNYYGDSIKDLLSAYKVVLPLDKISTPSSADLKLTLQFLKNTAPLFSVQGNVNLQEGTLSLYNIPLYTQNASVSLDITQEYQYIYIETTHTRYENMLDLDAKIALDLNKKTLSLDSLVHKIRFNTNNNVNMRSYGLNNDQDNPQPTKFSLDLKSLHSIIQEGENSEAFRRKIIDTIKAQSEDKFTKDVFYATEDTLKNLSLNFDFSNPDYMQWSVPQLLLEGEFKDNAYVFRIKDLKKIKPYSPIMKYFALEDGSLEVSTSDFINIDFFAKDLKITLPIYHSNGKQFNSLSLFGSINKDEISVYTPSKSISIKVKGDQKDITLNNIDLSIDDFLDSKMPAIAGLFSKERKEKPSSKEIQDEDIFISAKQRYEKAHKIIPISTRIHAKDVVLIYKKMPFPLENLDIVAQDDRVKIDGNYKNAMIMADLVHGALYLKAHNFSGDYINTILQKDFVEGGLFTLIGALEDQVFNGELKFQNTSLKNFALMQNMINLINTIPSLIVFRNPHLGANGYQIKKGSVVFGITKEYLGLEKIDLIGKTLDIAGNGIIELDKNKLDLNLEVSTIKALSNVLNKIPIVGYLVLGKGGKITTNVNVKGTLDNPKTKVTLAADIIQAPFKILRRIFTPIDIIVDEVKKNIESKRKLK